Proteins from a single region of Nomia melanderi isolate GNS246 chromosome 11, iyNomMela1, whole genome shotgun sequence:
- the plx gene encoding PTB_TBC1D1_like and TBC domain-containing protein plx isoform X1 has product MITVPISASSPYMKVTSYSDASAIGKKPAVQQYLRDMKEHSASSRFEGRDVPQRSQSSAASLMSLGADISPSSSHFFEVLYLGKIKVADVKVSETFTDDAIVRLHVHGLEKSRSTASNLLVEYQRQSILTSSNNRRNSVESSASETGSIENVSGSGIISQVNSLGVPSTLTGSVETFLKPQNASLAEKDESEENRDVVNNNSMQVPEVMRNRASSTGSVLNSRRGSLAKATDEHNRTMLFQVGRHDLRLISPDRKQVILYKQLRDVQEARCVKGIKNPEHFGFICKENNIYFTGYVFKCQSESIADDLVAAISQAIVSTCDVPRKKGYPVVSCEHCPMYWYNKLCQEIEGQNDKSTQSIIFSRIVLLPEDEQEIVVNEYKSAESAGGTGTTLREQNQFLMRLLRGHCQAKQARHVHDTAENRSEFLSQHLSVGVGSTIFMKAKRSLTNSFDNLMKRKGSRDDLGLISHLKDTGHLNTVIKSGSQSPDISRHPSIVDISPDSSSRPRSLRVSPEQQLTVNTGPKSSMMDIFLKVGNSPKMSPTEADGNNSVANNSWRQVILNRIVTPNKEHEKENDKIVNINITKTPQAPAKRRTKQELRDLWKKAINEQLILIRMEKENARLRVRQEETIVKRIKLEYDELSSCARESVEVWDLLVSKESRISTKCDNQMLLQAIKQGVPKGKRGDVWQFLAEQFCLKQSPIDTRGFPNYNTPYDRLLKQLTSQQHAILIDLGRTFPNHTYFSSALGPGQLALFNLLKAYSLLDHEVGYCQGLSFVAGVLLLHMSEDQAFFLLRHLMFRRGLRKLYLPDMAALQLYLYQLSRLLHDKLPAIYDHFDKHEVSPTLYAAPWLMTLFASRFPLGFVTRVFDLLFLENIDVLFRVSMALLEEHQDQLLQCENFEEIMEYLKTQVPAVDKEILDRVMKRVFQPDHEITKQLNEYRVEYQVLQEEMVSVKSQIENMEKMEHVNKQLTQEITHLNEQLEMTVSNLHRLETARSMQQSTLHKLEAQNRRLEVTVTTLGDFVQQLSDTRPDIEFPGEIRRIIAQLSLAEKRRNVPGRSYPLKVIEDNNRFGMIKSNSTGRESHNYLKNNNVVEAPYPLKSTLSQPNLATKLEKVSSFFYNSHNHIQKQRAQLAALRSEYPIEQPVRNDENDPKTVNIDIQITDTVNSSNEQIAQNDNNLKIEEANLEKSISLPLNSKMKLKSSKSAYELGSVKKVPTTKLEDTTDVDVVNLAGTMHPLDTCSDVNFKYGGTTKLKSIKSTRLPSPSGQEDSVNKNAQNQNVETLNR; this is encoded by the exons ATGATCACCGTGCCGATATCCGCTTCAAGTCCTTACATGAAGGTTACGTCCTACAGCGATGCGAGCGCCATTGGCAAAAAGCCTGCA GTTCAGCAGTACCTAAGAGACATGAAGGAACATTCAGCCTCGTCCCGATTTGAAGGCAGAGATGTACCCCAACGGTCGCAGAGCAGCGCGGCCAGCCTGATGTCCTTAGGTGCTGACATATCTCCTAGTTCTTCCCATTTCTTTGAG GTACTTTATCTTGGAAAAATTAAAGTGGCTGATGTGAAGGTATCGGAGACCTTTACCGACGACGCGATCGTACGGCTTCATGTTCACGGTCTCGAGAAATCGAGATCGACGGCGAGTAATCTTCTCGTCGAGTATCAGCGTCAATCAATTCTCACGTCTTCCAATAACAGGAGGAACAGCGTG GAATCCAGCGCCAGCGAAACAGGAAGCATAGAGAATGTCTCAGGAAGCGGCATCATATCACAGGTTAATTCGCTGGGAGTACCGTCAACGCTCACCGGCTCCGTGGAGACCTTTCTAAAGCCGCAAAATGCGAGTCTCGCGGAGAAAGACGAATCCGAGGAAAATCGGGACGTTGTGAACAACAATTCCATGCAAGTGCCAGAAGTTATGCGCAACCGGGCGTCATCTACTGGCAGCGTGTTGAATTCTAGGAGAGGTTCCCTGGCGAAAGCCACTGACGAGCACAACCGTACAATGCTCTTTCAG GTTGGTCGACATGATTTAAGATTGATCAGTCCAGACAGGAAGCAGGTGATTCTGTATAAACAATTGAGAGATGTGCAGGAGGCACGTTGCGTGAAGGGTATTAAGAATCCGGAACACTTTGGTTTTATTTGCAAGGAGAATAATATATACTTTACCGGCTATGTGTTCAAGTGCCAGTCGGAGTCAATTGCGGATGACCTTGTAGCTG CCATTTCGCAAGCAATTGTTAGTACATGCGATGTTCCAAGAAAAAAAGGATACCCCGTGGTTTCGTGCGAACACTGCCCCATGTATTGGTACAACAAGTTGTGCCAGGAAATCGAAG GACAGAATGATAAAAGCACTCAGAGCATAATTTTCTCACGAATTGTACTGCTGCCTGAAGACGAACAGGAGATCGTAGTCAACGAGTATAAAAGTGCCGAGTCCGCTGGCGGCACCGGGACGACTTTGCGCGAGCAAAATCAGTTTTTAATGAGGCTGTTACGCGGTCACTGTCAGGCGAAACAAGCCAGACATGTTCACGATACGGCTGAGAACAG GAGCGAGTTTCTAAGTCAGCACTTAAGTGTAGGCGTCGGAAGCACAATATTCATGAAAGCAAAGCGATCGCTTACTAATAGTTTTGATAATCTAATGAAGAGGAAGGGTTCGCGGGACGACCTTGGTCTTATTTCACATTTAAAGGACACAGGTCATCTTAACACTGTAATAAAAAGCGGTAGCCAAAGCCCAGATATATCGCGTCATCCATCCATAGTGGACATATCTCCGGACTCCTCCAGTAGACCAAGGTCATTGAGAGTTTCCCCTGAACAACAACTGACTGTGAATACTGGACCAAAGAGTTCGATGATGGACAT TTTCCTAAAGGTAGGTAATTCACCAAAAATGTCACCAACGGAAGCAGATGGTAACAACTCTGTAGCAAACAATTCTTGGAGGCAAGTGATATTGAACCGTATTGTAACTCCTAATAAAGAACACGAGAAAGAGAACGATAagatagtaaatattaatatcacgaAGACACCTCAAGCACCTGCGAAACGTAGAACGAAACAAGAATTAAGAGATCTCTGGAAAAAAGCGATAAATGAACAATTGATACTGATTAGAATGGAAAAGGAGAACGCGAGGCTCAGGG TGCGTCAAGAAGAAACAAtagttaaaagaattaaattggAATACGACGAACTCAGTAGTTGTGCTCGTGAATCAGTGGAAGTATGGGATCTTCTTGTTAGTAAAGAGTCCAGAATCTCTACGAAATGTGATAATCAAATGCTGTTACAAGCTATAAAACAAG GTGTACCAAAAGGAAAACGAGGAGACGTGTGGCAATTCCTAGCTGAACAATTTTGCTTGAAGCAGTCTCCAATAGATACGCGCGGTTTCCCTAATTACAATACTCCATACGATCGACTTCTCAAACAACTCACGTCTCAGCAGCATGCTATTCTTATTGATCTGGGTCGAACATTTCCAAATCACACGTATTTCAGTTCTGCCTTAGGACCTGGACAATTAGCATTGTTCAATTTGTTAAAGGCGTACTCTTTACTAGATCATGAAGTTGGCTATTGTCAAGGGCTCTCTTTTGTTGCTGGCGTTCTTTTACTACAT ATGTCCGAAGATCAAGCGTTTTTCTTATTACGCCATTTAATGTTCCGAAGGGGTCTAAGGAAATTATACCTGCCAGACATGGCGGCATTACAGTTATACCTGTACCAATTGTCTAGATTATTACACGATAAATTACCAGCGATTTATGATCATTTTGATAAGCACGAAGTCTCGCCTACATTGTATGCGGCACCGTGGTTGATGACTTTATTCGCAAGCCGATTTCCATTGGGTTTTGTGACCAGAGTTTTCG ATTTACTTTTCCTCGAAAACATAGATGTACTTTTCCGAGTATCAATGGCATTGTTGGAGGAGCATCAAGATCAGTTATTGCAGTGtgaaaatttcgaagaaattatGGAATACTTGAAA ACGCAGGTACCAGCTGTAGATAAAGAAATTCTGGATCGCGTGATGAAACGTGTGTTTCAACCTGATCATGAGATCACGAAGCAACTGAACGAGTACAGAGTAGAGTATCAAGTATTACAGGAAGAAATGGTGTCGGTCAAGTCGCAAATTGAGAATATGGAGAAAATGGAGCATGTGAACAAACAATTGACACAAGAAATCACGCATCTGAATGAACAACTCGAA ATGACAGTGAGCAATCTCCATCGCTTGGAAACAGCGCGCTCGATGCAACAATCAACTCTCCATAAATTGGAGGCTCAAAACCGCAGACTCGAAGTAACCGTCACGACACTGGGCGACTTTGTCCAGCAATTATCTGATACCCGTCCAGACATCGAATTTCCGGGTGAGATTCGTCGAATAATAGCACAGTTGAGTCTCGCAGAGAAACGAAGGAATGTACCAGGAAGGTCATACCCGCTGAAAGTAATCGAAGATAATAATAGATTTGGGATGATTAAGAGTAATTCAACAGGGAGAGAATCTCACAATTACTTGAAGAATAACAACGTAGTAGAAGCACCGTATCCTCTGAAGTCCACATTAAGCCAACCGAATTTAGCTACCAAGCTCGAAAAGGTATCTTCGTTCTTCTACAACTCGCACAATCACATACAAAAGCAACGAGCACAATTGGCCGCCCTAAGAAGCGAGTACCCAATCGAGCAACCAGTTCGAAACGACGAGAACGATCCAAAGACGGTTAATATAGATATCCAAATCACTGACACAGTGAACTCGAGCAATGAGCAAATTGCGCAGAACGATAACAATCTAAAGATTGAGGAAGCTAATCTCGAGAAGTCGATCTCGCTACCATTGAATTCTAAAATGAAGTTGAAATCGTCGAAGTCTGCATACGAATTAGGATCAGTTAAAAAAGTACCAACCACCAAGCTAGAAGATACAACAGACGTCGATGTGGTGAATTTAGCGGGAACGATGCATCCGTTGGACACGTGTAGCGACGTGAACTTTAAATATGGTGGAACGACCAAGCTGAAGTCCATTAAATCTACCAGACTTCCGAGTCCTAGCGGACAGGAAGACAGCGTTAACAAGAACGCTCAAAACCAAAATGTAGAAACATTGAACAGATAA
- the plx gene encoding PTB_TBC1D1_like and TBC domain-containing protein plx isoform X2: MKEHSASSRFEGRDVPQRSQSSAASLMSLGADISPSSSHFFEVLYLGKIKVADVKVSETFTDDAIVRLHVHGLEKSRSTASNLLVEYQRQSILTSSNNRRNSVESSASETGSIENVSGSGIISQVNSLGVPSTLTGSVETFLKPQNASLAEKDESEENRDVVNNNSMQVPEVMRNRASSTGSVLNSRRGSLAKATDEHNRTMLFQVGRHDLRLISPDRKQVILYKQLRDVQEARCVKGIKNPEHFGFICKENNIYFTGYVFKCQSESIADDLVAAISQAIVSTCDVPRKKGYPVVSCEHCPMYWYNKLCQEIEGQNDKSTQSIIFSRIVLLPEDEQEIVVNEYKSAESAGGTGTTLREQNQFLMRLLRGHCQAKQARHVHDTAENRSEFLSQHLSVGVGSTIFMKAKRSLTNSFDNLMKRKGSRDDLGLISHLKDTGHLNTVIKSGSQSPDISRHPSIVDISPDSSSRPRSLRVSPEQQLTVNTGPKSSMMDIFLKVGNSPKMSPTEADGNNSVANNSWRQVILNRIVTPNKEHEKENDKIVNINITKTPQAPAKRRTKQELRDLWKKAINEQLILIRMEKENARLRVRQEETIVKRIKLEYDELSSCARESVEVWDLLVSKESRISTKCDNQMLLQAIKQGVPKGKRGDVWQFLAEQFCLKQSPIDTRGFPNYNTPYDRLLKQLTSQQHAILIDLGRTFPNHTYFSSALGPGQLALFNLLKAYSLLDHEVGYCQGLSFVAGVLLLHMSEDQAFFLLRHLMFRRGLRKLYLPDMAALQLYLYQLSRLLHDKLPAIYDHFDKHEVSPTLYAAPWLMTLFASRFPLGFVTRVFDLLFLENIDVLFRVSMALLEEHQDQLLQCENFEEIMEYLKTQVPAVDKEILDRVMKRVFQPDHEITKQLNEYRVEYQVLQEEMVSVKSQIENMEKMEHVNKQLTQEITHLNEQLEMTVSNLHRLETARSMQQSTLHKLEAQNRRLEVTVTTLGDFVQQLSDTRPDIEFPGEIRRIIAQLSLAEKRRNVPGRSYPLKVIEDNNRFGMIKSNSTGRESHNYLKNNNVVEAPYPLKSTLSQPNLATKLEKVSSFFYNSHNHIQKQRAQLAALRSEYPIEQPVRNDENDPKTVNIDIQITDTVNSSNEQIAQNDNNLKIEEANLEKSISLPLNSKMKLKSSKSAYELGSVKKVPTTKLEDTTDVDVVNLAGTMHPLDTCSDVNFKYGGTTKLKSIKSTRLPSPSGQEDSVNKNAQNQNVETLNR, encoded by the exons ATGAAGGAACATTCAGCCTCGTCCCGATTTGAAGGCAGAGATGTACCCCAACGGTCGCAGAGCAGCGCGGCCAGCCTGATGTCCTTAGGTGCTGACATATCTCCTAGTTCTTCCCATTTCTTTGAG GTACTTTATCTTGGAAAAATTAAAGTGGCTGATGTGAAGGTATCGGAGACCTTTACCGACGACGCGATCGTACGGCTTCATGTTCACGGTCTCGAGAAATCGAGATCGACGGCGAGTAATCTTCTCGTCGAGTATCAGCGTCAATCAATTCTCACGTCTTCCAATAACAGGAGGAACAGCGTG GAATCCAGCGCCAGCGAAACAGGAAGCATAGAGAATGTCTCAGGAAGCGGCATCATATCACAGGTTAATTCGCTGGGAGTACCGTCAACGCTCACCGGCTCCGTGGAGACCTTTCTAAAGCCGCAAAATGCGAGTCTCGCGGAGAAAGACGAATCCGAGGAAAATCGGGACGTTGTGAACAACAATTCCATGCAAGTGCCAGAAGTTATGCGCAACCGGGCGTCATCTACTGGCAGCGTGTTGAATTCTAGGAGAGGTTCCCTGGCGAAAGCCACTGACGAGCACAACCGTACAATGCTCTTTCAG GTTGGTCGACATGATTTAAGATTGATCAGTCCAGACAGGAAGCAGGTGATTCTGTATAAACAATTGAGAGATGTGCAGGAGGCACGTTGCGTGAAGGGTATTAAGAATCCGGAACACTTTGGTTTTATTTGCAAGGAGAATAATATATACTTTACCGGCTATGTGTTCAAGTGCCAGTCGGAGTCAATTGCGGATGACCTTGTAGCTG CCATTTCGCAAGCAATTGTTAGTACATGCGATGTTCCAAGAAAAAAAGGATACCCCGTGGTTTCGTGCGAACACTGCCCCATGTATTGGTACAACAAGTTGTGCCAGGAAATCGAAG GACAGAATGATAAAAGCACTCAGAGCATAATTTTCTCACGAATTGTACTGCTGCCTGAAGACGAACAGGAGATCGTAGTCAACGAGTATAAAAGTGCCGAGTCCGCTGGCGGCACCGGGACGACTTTGCGCGAGCAAAATCAGTTTTTAATGAGGCTGTTACGCGGTCACTGTCAGGCGAAACAAGCCAGACATGTTCACGATACGGCTGAGAACAG GAGCGAGTTTCTAAGTCAGCACTTAAGTGTAGGCGTCGGAAGCACAATATTCATGAAAGCAAAGCGATCGCTTACTAATAGTTTTGATAATCTAATGAAGAGGAAGGGTTCGCGGGACGACCTTGGTCTTATTTCACATTTAAAGGACACAGGTCATCTTAACACTGTAATAAAAAGCGGTAGCCAAAGCCCAGATATATCGCGTCATCCATCCATAGTGGACATATCTCCGGACTCCTCCAGTAGACCAAGGTCATTGAGAGTTTCCCCTGAACAACAACTGACTGTGAATACTGGACCAAAGAGTTCGATGATGGACAT TTTCCTAAAGGTAGGTAATTCACCAAAAATGTCACCAACGGAAGCAGATGGTAACAACTCTGTAGCAAACAATTCTTGGAGGCAAGTGATATTGAACCGTATTGTAACTCCTAATAAAGAACACGAGAAAGAGAACGATAagatagtaaatattaatatcacgaAGACACCTCAAGCACCTGCGAAACGTAGAACGAAACAAGAATTAAGAGATCTCTGGAAAAAAGCGATAAATGAACAATTGATACTGATTAGAATGGAAAAGGAGAACGCGAGGCTCAGGG TGCGTCAAGAAGAAACAAtagttaaaagaattaaattggAATACGACGAACTCAGTAGTTGTGCTCGTGAATCAGTGGAAGTATGGGATCTTCTTGTTAGTAAAGAGTCCAGAATCTCTACGAAATGTGATAATCAAATGCTGTTACAAGCTATAAAACAAG GTGTACCAAAAGGAAAACGAGGAGACGTGTGGCAATTCCTAGCTGAACAATTTTGCTTGAAGCAGTCTCCAATAGATACGCGCGGTTTCCCTAATTACAATACTCCATACGATCGACTTCTCAAACAACTCACGTCTCAGCAGCATGCTATTCTTATTGATCTGGGTCGAACATTTCCAAATCACACGTATTTCAGTTCTGCCTTAGGACCTGGACAATTAGCATTGTTCAATTTGTTAAAGGCGTACTCTTTACTAGATCATGAAGTTGGCTATTGTCAAGGGCTCTCTTTTGTTGCTGGCGTTCTTTTACTACAT ATGTCCGAAGATCAAGCGTTTTTCTTATTACGCCATTTAATGTTCCGAAGGGGTCTAAGGAAATTATACCTGCCAGACATGGCGGCATTACAGTTATACCTGTACCAATTGTCTAGATTATTACACGATAAATTACCAGCGATTTATGATCATTTTGATAAGCACGAAGTCTCGCCTACATTGTATGCGGCACCGTGGTTGATGACTTTATTCGCAAGCCGATTTCCATTGGGTTTTGTGACCAGAGTTTTCG ATTTACTTTTCCTCGAAAACATAGATGTACTTTTCCGAGTATCAATGGCATTGTTGGAGGAGCATCAAGATCAGTTATTGCAGTGtgaaaatttcgaagaaattatGGAATACTTGAAA ACGCAGGTACCAGCTGTAGATAAAGAAATTCTGGATCGCGTGATGAAACGTGTGTTTCAACCTGATCATGAGATCACGAAGCAACTGAACGAGTACAGAGTAGAGTATCAAGTATTACAGGAAGAAATGGTGTCGGTCAAGTCGCAAATTGAGAATATGGAGAAAATGGAGCATGTGAACAAACAATTGACACAAGAAATCACGCATCTGAATGAACAACTCGAA ATGACAGTGAGCAATCTCCATCGCTTGGAAACAGCGCGCTCGATGCAACAATCAACTCTCCATAAATTGGAGGCTCAAAACCGCAGACTCGAAGTAACCGTCACGACACTGGGCGACTTTGTCCAGCAATTATCTGATACCCGTCCAGACATCGAATTTCCGGGTGAGATTCGTCGAATAATAGCACAGTTGAGTCTCGCAGAGAAACGAAGGAATGTACCAGGAAGGTCATACCCGCTGAAAGTAATCGAAGATAATAATAGATTTGGGATGATTAAGAGTAATTCAACAGGGAGAGAATCTCACAATTACTTGAAGAATAACAACGTAGTAGAAGCACCGTATCCTCTGAAGTCCACATTAAGCCAACCGAATTTAGCTACCAAGCTCGAAAAGGTATCTTCGTTCTTCTACAACTCGCACAATCACATACAAAAGCAACGAGCACAATTGGCCGCCCTAAGAAGCGAGTACCCAATCGAGCAACCAGTTCGAAACGACGAGAACGATCCAAAGACGGTTAATATAGATATCCAAATCACTGACACAGTGAACTCGAGCAATGAGCAAATTGCGCAGAACGATAACAATCTAAAGATTGAGGAAGCTAATCTCGAGAAGTCGATCTCGCTACCATTGAATTCTAAAATGAAGTTGAAATCGTCGAAGTCTGCATACGAATTAGGATCAGTTAAAAAAGTACCAACCACCAAGCTAGAAGATACAACAGACGTCGATGTGGTGAATTTAGCGGGAACGATGCATCCGTTGGACACGTGTAGCGACGTGAACTTTAAATATGGTGGAACGACCAAGCTGAAGTCCATTAAATCTACCAGACTTCCGAGTCCTAGCGGACAGGAAGACAGCGTTAACAAGAACGCTCAAAACCAAAATGTAGAAACATTGAACAGATAA